The genomic DNA ATCGTGGATGCCATGAATCAATTGTTATCTACCTTGCACTCGGGTGGTAGACTGGACGAAATTCCGAAGGAAGTACCACGTTTTGAACGACACATGAACGAACCAGTACGAAtgcataatatttacaaaaccgCGCGTGAGCAGGCGCAACAACAGAATTCTGGTGCtggaacaaaaaagaaatacaaagtaATACTCGATTGCAGTGTACCTAAAGAGAAGTTACCAATTGAACATCGGTTTGCTGAAGGCATCAGTTTTACTATTGcagatataattttatatacgcttattcgtttaatatttaaatattgcaaAGATATGCTAGTGCTTTTTCCGTTAACCTCTACATGGCTTAGTGAGGTAACCTTAAAGATACTTGTTTGttgattgttatttaattttacatatttttaatgcaGATCGACATTTTTGATCCTAGTTGTTATCGAATATTGAATGAATTGTATCTGCATGAACAATGTTATGAATCATCAACACTACTTTCTATACCGGATTGTGAACCTGCTAGCCTTTATAAGAGCGATCCGAAGCGCTATAAACCTCGAAACCGAATCTATACTGAACAAAGTGAAGTAGATGCCGCACTGAATAAATTAGAAAAGTTGCAGTTGCAGTTTAGTAGTGAatccataaatacatatgagAAAAAACATATCGATTGGGAAGTAATAGAACCTGACCAAGAAAAAAATTCGGCGTTACCACGCGAACGTATTATTCGTAAACGTCAGCAACTACAGAATGTAGCTAATGCAGTCGTCTCATTAGCAATACCAGGCAATAGAATCATTGATTTTTGCAGTGGAACAGGTCATTTAGGCATATTGTTAGCTTTACAATTACCTGACTGTATCATAATATTGATGGAAAATAAAGCAATTTCTTTGGAGCGAGCAAAACAGAGAGCCACACAGTTAGGTCTGAAAAATTGTCGCTTTTATCAGTGCAATATTGATTATTTCGAGGGACACTTTGATATTGGTACATCATTGCATGCTTGTGGCACAGCGACGGATATAGTACTTCAGCAGTGTCGTCGATCGCGGGCAGGATTTGTTTGCTGTCCTTGTTGCTATGGATCACTGCAACCAATGCCACACATTGCATATCCGTTGAGCGAGTTCTTCCGCGAAACATTGACAGAAagagattatttatatatagcaCATACGGCCGATCAAGCGCATGAGTTGGGTACCTTAAATTGTCGTCCAGAAACCACACGTCAAGGACAGTTGTGTATGGATATAATTGATACAGATCGTAAACTACAAGCTGAGGAAGTCGGATATGATGTCATTTTAACTCGTTTAAAGCCAGAGCAATGTACGCCTAAAAATCGTTTGTTGGTCGGACGTATTACGAAGGATAGCTGACATGTAATATGATTAAATTAAGTTACTGATGAATACCGCATTTTTTGTTACGATTCTTTTAAGAAGTAAATGTATcagtttttattagaaaattgtTTTCCTTTTATTTCTCCAAACAAGTTCAAACatcatattattgaaattatatctatgaaaattagatttttgtGGGGCACGCACTCAAATATTCATGTTTTAGCTTCACAACATTTATGTATttccattatttaaattatatgttaatttagtttttctatGCCTTAATTAAGTATAGTCCACCGCGCAACGCCAGAACCAAATGAAGCACTGAGCCACCTTGCACTTTGTAATCGGCGGCGGTTTTGTCGTCATTCCTAaaacataaaagtaaaatatttatttagtataaaaaCCCACAATATATATGAAGATTACAGCGtacaatatttgcataaattattatatatatataacttacattTGCTTGCCAGAGAAAATAAGTCGCTGCTGCTGTGGTGGTATACCTTCTTTCTCCTCTACTCGCTCCTTGATTCTATCCACTTTGTCTGTAGGCTCAATGTCGATTTCTATTTCCTTGCCGGTTAGTGTCTAGTGTCAGTTAAATTTATTGGTAATAATTATTAGTCAAGAATCAATTAAATATTAGAATCATCATTACTGATGCTAGATATTTGTAGTATTTGGCAAACCTAAAGCGATGATTCGCGAATTCTGTCGCCTACATAAAACGAATCACTTTGACTCACCTTCACTTTAATCAACATGTTGCGTACTAAAATAAGATATTTGCTTGGACTTTTCACGAAATAATAATCAGAATGTTTTGATTTTCTTACTTTATTTCTCTATTTGCATACACCTTTctatttttgcacaaaatttacCGCTACCGTTTTTCCAAAATTAATGTGTAAAGACAATTGGAATGACATTTAGTAGCTATAGTTGTTGCGCGATTGCGAAATGGCAAAACGTTACTAAAACTCTCGAAGACAGGGTGGTGCATATGAATTGGTTTTAGTATGTataataccagagaatgttaatgaatagagaaggagcaaatgttaactgaaatctttttgagtactaatttcaGAGAATGAATAGCGaagaattctggggtttttaccgataatacagatttttaattcagaaggttttttataattataaatttttcatatcatagaaattgaaaacataaatctaaatagctATGCGcaccgatttttcatttaggaatattcgttgtgtctatttatagcatttcgcacattgtgtggtgtattttgctttttcgaagttatattttccgatgttccctcatgtggaattacaaattagtactcaaaaagatttcagttaacatttgctccttctctattcattaacattctgtGATATTAGAATATGAATTTAGGATTTATATCTGTTAAAACAAATTCTATTCTCAAGGTAACTAATTGCACCTTTTAGTTCCAAGCGAACTTTAGCTATTATtggcatattattattttaagtttagaATTATACAAGCATACACgcataaaaatagtttatttgtttatttattttaaataaaaaattggtataaaattattttttgtacatttctCTACATAATTTATCTATTTTGAGATCAACGATCTTTGTATGAACTAAATTAATCTGCTTGAATTATTTTGTGCTTTCACATTTTCTGAAATTAGACGAACATCTCTGGCATATGTACGACAGCAGCCACCGATGATTTTCGCGCCCAATTTAGACCATTCTGGCACGTAACTTGCCAATGGTACACAATGTTCGCGCCCTTGCCAACCCTTCGCTACATCATAAATTTCTCCGCTGTTCGGATACGCAACTAGTGGTATC from Bactrocera oleae isolate idBacOlea1 chromosome 3, idBacOlea1, whole genome shotgun sequence includes the following:
- the LOC106617657 gene encoding glutathione S-transferase C-terminal domain-containing protein homolog; this encodes MDQLYIEIEINTRNDNTEIYSSVESFMALYMYRYLHSPSNIKLNFVRTTIRGGKLRLRSESLRRELTEEKIHCKEATSVEAIRDLRLPIYAKDENTYIAGMCAVCRELVARQECVERRKLLGFKGACLLAPAESSIWTQFCEVDIVDAMNQLLSTLHSGGRLDEIPKEVPRFERHMNEPVRMHNIYKTAREQAQQQNSGAGTKKKYKVILDCSVPKEKLPIEHRFAEGISFTIADIILYTLIRLIFKYCKDMLVLFPLTSTWLSEIDIFDPSCYRILNELYLHEQCYESSTLLSIPDCEPASLYKSDPKRYKPRNRIYTEQSEVDAALNKLEKLQLQFSSESINTYEKKHIDWEVIEPDQEKNSALPRERIIRKRQQLQNVANAVVSLAIPGNRIIDFCSGTGHLGILLALQLPDCIIILMENKAISLERAKQRATQLGLKNCRFYQCNIDYFEGHFDIGTSLHACGTATDIVLQQCRRSRAGFVCCPCCYGSLQPMPHIAYPLSEFFRETLTERDYLYIAHTADQAHELGTLNCRPETTRQGQLCMDIIDTDRKLQAEEVGYDVILTRLKPEQCTPKNRLLVGRITKDS
- the Nedd8 gene encoding NEDD8, which encodes MLIKVKTLTGKEIEIDIEPTDKVDRIKERVEEKEGIPPQQQRLIFSGKQMNDDKTAADYKVQGGSVLHLVLALRGGLYLIKA